Proteins found in one Gemmatimonadetes bacterium SCN 70-22 genomic segment:
- a CDS encoding AraC family transcriptional regulator, translating to MTIISSSPASSRPLPIPRRTVAIVLFDEVEVLDFAGPFEVFSVCGRRAQLDPFDVFTVSERGQTIRARNGLVVTPLHSFASAPTPDILVVPGGFGTRREMKNPVMLEWVARVGGASEFLLSVCTGALVLACAGRLEGMEATTHHLAFDELRAVAPRTTVREGARIVDNGRVILSSGVSAGIDMSLHVVARLLGEDLALETARYMEYEGDWHRVNRQG from the coding sequence ATGACCATCATTTCGTCTTCTCCCGCCTCATCACGTCCGCTCCCGATCCCGCGGCGGACCGTGGCCATCGTCCTCTTCGATGAGGTCGAGGTGCTCGACTTCGCCGGACCGTTCGAGGTCTTCTCCGTCTGCGGGCGACGGGCGCAACTGGATCCGTTCGACGTGTTCACCGTGTCGGAGCGCGGCCAGACGATCCGGGCGCGCAACGGCCTCGTGGTGACGCCGCTGCACTCGTTCGCGAGCGCGCCGACGCCCGACATCCTCGTGGTCCCCGGCGGCTTCGGCACGCGTCGCGAAATGAAGAACCCGGTGATGCTGGAATGGGTGGCGCGCGTCGGTGGCGCGAGCGAATTCCTGCTGTCGGTGTGCACGGGGGCCCTGGTGCTGGCCTGCGCCGGGCGACTGGAGGGGATGGAGGCGACGACGCACCATCTCGCCTTCGACGAGCTGCGCGCCGTGGCGCCGCGGACCACCGTGCGCGAGGGGGCACGGATCGTCGACAACGGACGCGTGATCCTGTCATCGGGGGTCAGCGCGGGAATCGACATGTCGCTGCATGTCGTCGCCCGCCTGCTTGGCGAAGACCTGGCGTTGGAGACGGCGCGGTACATGGAGTACGAGGGCGACTGGCACCGCGTGAACCGCCAGGGCTGA
- a CDS encoding tyrosine phenol-lyase, whose amino-acid sequence MFTHIIIEPFRVRTVEPIRQTTREQRAAALEAAHYNVFRLDARDVLIDLLTDSGTGAMSANQWAAMMQSDESYAGARSYHRFRDAVTEITHKAHVLPTHQGRAAERILFGAMVKAGDVVPNNTHFDTTRANVEDRGAIALDLPCVEGRDPELVHPFKGNMDLDALERTLREHAGRVPLVMLTVTNNSGGGQPVSMANIRGVHEICVRHHVPFFLDACRFAENAWFIKLREPGYAERTPAEIAREMFTYVDGCTMSAKKDGLANIGGFLALNDDAVAARCRNNLILTEGFPTYGGLAGYDLEAIAVGLQEVLEEDYLRYRIRSVEYLAEKLQAADVPMLVPPGGHALYLDARRMLPHIPQLQYPAWALSCALYLEGGVRAAEIGSVMFGLQPDGSEQPSRMELLRLAFPRRVYTQSHVDYLAEVLRYLRQRAHAIRGMRIVEQPPALRHFTAKLAPMAGALYAD is encoded by the coding sequence ATGTTTACCCACATCATCATCGAGCCCTTTCGCGTCCGCACGGTGGAGCCCATTCGGCAGACGACGCGCGAACAGCGTGCCGCCGCCCTCGAGGCGGCGCACTACAACGTCTTCCGCCTCGACGCCCGCGATGTCCTCATCGACCTCCTGACCGATTCGGGGACGGGGGCCATGTCGGCCAACCAGTGGGCCGCCATGATGCAAAGCGACGAGTCCTATGCCGGGGCCCGCTCGTACCATCGCTTCCGCGACGCCGTTACCGAGATCACGCACAAGGCGCACGTCCTTCCCACGCACCAGGGGCGAGCCGCCGAGCGCATCCTGTTCGGCGCGATGGTCAAGGCGGGGGACGTCGTCCCCAACAACACCCACTTCGATACCACGCGCGCGAACGTGGAGGATCGCGGGGCCATCGCGCTCGACCTTCCGTGTGTGGAGGGGCGCGACCCCGAGCTGGTGCACCCCTTCAAGGGGAACATGGACCTCGACGCCCTGGAGCGCACCCTGCGCGAGCATGCGGGGCGCGTCCCGCTGGTCATGCTCACCGTCACGAACAACTCCGGCGGGGGGCAGCCGGTGAGCATGGCGAACATCCGGGGGGTGCACGAGATCTGCGTGCGCCACCACGTCCCGTTCTTCCTCGATGCCTGTCGCTTCGCCGAGAACGCCTGGTTCATCAAGCTGCGCGAGCCGGGGTACGCCGAGCGAACGCCCGCCGAGATCGCGCGCGAGATGTTCACCTACGTGGATGGCTGCACGATGAGCGCCAAGAAGGACGGCCTGGCCAACATCGGCGGCTTCCTCGCGCTCAACGACGATGCGGTCGCCGCCCGGTGTCGCAACAACCTGATCCTCACCGAGGGATTTCCCACGTACGGTGGGCTCGCGGGCTATGACCTCGAGGCGATCGCCGTGGGGCTGCAGGAAGTGCTCGAGGAAGACTACCTGCGCTACCGGATTCGCTCGGTGGAGTACCTGGCCGAGAAGCTGCAAGCGGCCGACGTCCCGATGCTCGTCCCGCCAGGGGGGCATGCCCTCTATCTCGATGCCCGGCGGATGCTCCCGCACATCCCGCAGCTGCAATACCCGGCCTGGGCGCTCTCGTGTGCGCTCTACCTCGAAGGAGGCGTGCGGGCGGCCGAGATCGGGAGCGTGATGTTCGGGCTCCAACCCGACGGGAGCGAGCAGCCGTCGCGGATGGAACTGCTGCGCCTCGCCTTCCCGCGCCGGGTGTACACCCAGAGCCACGTGGACTACCTGGCGGAGGTCTTGCGCTACCTGCGGCAGCGCGCGCACGCCATCCGTGGGATGCGGATCGTGGAGCAGCCGCCGGCGCTGCGTCACTTCACGGCGAAGCTCGCCCCGATGGCGGGTGCACTGTACGCCGACTAG